From Deltaproteobacteria bacterium, the proteins below share one genomic window:
- the ndk gene encoding nucleoside-diphosphate kinase, whose translation MALEKTLSIIKPDGVQKNLIGEVLSRFEKGGLRPIAIRMLRLTKNQAEEFYAIHRGKPFYEPLVQYMTSGPVVVSVLEGQNAINKNREIMGATDPKKAAPGTIRRDFAESIDANIVHGSDGPETAKVEIRFFFPDL comes from the coding sequence GTGGCTCTTGAAAAAACACTTTCAATCATCAAACCGGACGGGGTCCAAAAAAATCTGATCGGCGAGGTATTGAGCCGATTTGAAAAAGGTGGGCTCCGGCCGATTGCGATCCGGATGCTCCGCCTGACCAAAAATCAGGCCGAGGAGTTTTATGCCATTCATCGAGGGAAGCCTTTCTATGAGCCCCTCGTTCAGTACATGACATCCGGTCCTGTCGTCGTTTCTGTTCTCGAGGGTCAAAATGCGATCAACAAAAACCGCGAGATCATGGGGGCGACCGACCCAAAAAAGGCAGCCCCGGGAACGATTCGAAGGGACTTTGCCGAGTCGATCGATGCGAATATCGTCCACGGTTCGGATGGACCCGAAACCGCAAAAGTGGAAATCAGATTTTTCTTTCCGGATTTGTAA
- a CDS encoding DoxX family protein: MTTEHCSWKPRLQNLGLLILRLLIGYGIAQHGWGKMMGDMAGFAEGAVAGKMGLPYPLFFAWAAAISEGVGGILLALGLLTRVAAFSILCVMASAFFIFHGTDPWEVKELAFVYGSTALSFIMTGGGCYALDALLFCREKKDGTICQ; encoded by the coding sequence ATGACAACAGAGCATTGTTCATGGAAACCACGACTTCAAAATCTGGGGCTTCTTATTTTGCGTCTCCTCATCGGATATGGAATTGCCCAGCACGGTTGGGGAAAAATGATGGGTGATATGGCCGGCTTTGCAGAAGGGGCTGTCGCCGGCAAAATGGGACTTCCCTACCCTCTCTTCTTTGCCTGGGCTGCCGCGATCAGTGAAGGGGTTGGCGGAATCCTTCTGGCACTCGGTCTCCTGACACGTGTTGCCGCTTTTTCAATCCTCTGCGTGATGGCCTCTGCCTTCTTCATCTTCCATGGCACCGATCCGTGGGAGGTGAAGGAACTTGCCTTCGTCTACGGTTCAACTGCCCTTTCTTTTATCATGACAGGAGGGGGATGTTACGCACTGGATGCCCTGCTCTTCTGTCGAGAAAAGAAAGATGGAACGATTTGCCAGTAG